A window of Novosphingobium terrae contains these coding sequences:
- a CDS encoding helix-turn-helix transcriptional regulator, with translation MSIENKMIRFKILEDFKAEMAVVDSVAAFRRALIEVKTVMGFDYVALTQHADIFEGVGTVIRVHDYPALWALQFDGRRMGRTDPVHRASHTQAQPFLWTEISNMIQMRREDWAVFANAEDCGIGDGYTVPVHVPGESNGSVSFAMAVGRPIPYEMLAIAPQIALHAFDAARRLWKMRPAPLAMPILTAAQIRCLTWSMLGKSDWEISQIEKCQEVTVKKHAKDALARYGVHKRTLLITRTLLDGTLSLGDLAAG, from the coding sequence ATGTCGATCGAAAACAAAATGATCCGATTCAAGATTCTGGAAGATTTCAAAGCGGAGATGGCCGTGGTCGATTCCGTTGCAGCCTTTCGACGCGCTCTTATCGAGGTCAAGACGGTCATGGGTTTCGATTACGTGGCCCTGACCCAGCACGCCGACATTTTCGAGGGTGTCGGCACCGTTATTCGTGTGCATGATTACCCCGCGCTGTGGGCGCTGCAGTTCGACGGCCGGCGAATGGGAAGAACCGACCCGGTCCATCGGGCAAGCCATACGCAGGCTCAACCGTTCCTGTGGACCGAGATCTCCAATATGATCCAGATGCGCCGCGAGGATTGGGCAGTGTTCGCCAATGCCGAGGATTGTGGCATCGGTGATGGTTATACCGTACCAGTGCACGTCCCCGGTGAATCCAATGGCTCTGTTTCCTTCGCTATGGCGGTCGGGCGGCCGATCCCATACGAAATGCTTGCGATCGCCCCTCAGATCGCCCTGCACGCCTTCGACGCCGCACGACGGCTCTGGAAGATGCGCCCGGCCCCTCTGGCAATGCCCATCCTGACTGCCGCACAGATCCGCTGTCTTACATGGTCCATGCTGGGCAAATCCGACTGGGAAATCAGCCAGATCGAAAAATGCCAGGAGGTCACTGTCAAAAAGCATGCCAAAGACGCCCTGGCGCGATATGGTGTGCATAAGCGAACATTGCTGATCACCCGGACATTGCTCGATGGGACGCTCAGTCTGGGGGATTTGGCCGCCGGCTGA
- a CDS encoding lytic transglycosylase domain-containing protein, producing MDILKCATAAATILMLPVVAQAQSVGAWTPLISEASKRFNLPAEWIERVMALESRGQTLWHGKPITSSAGAMGLMQLMPHTWASIRQTLNLGPNPYDPHDNIVAGAYYLRRMYDRFGYPGLFGAYNAGPGRYAEHLSGRRLPEETQEYLAMATMGDRGARLSTFRAPEPSNAIFFLKSGQAAQIVAASVEATGGM from the coding sequence ATGGACATTTTGAAATGTGCGACCGCAGCGGCGACAATCTTAATGCTCCCGGTCGTGGCGCAGGCCCAAAGCGTTGGAGCCTGGACTCCATTGATTTCGGAAGCATCAAAACGGTTCAACCTGCCTGCGGAGTGGATCGAACGGGTGATGGCCCTTGAAAGCAGGGGGCAAACGCTTTGGCATGGCAAGCCGATTACGAGCTCGGCAGGTGCAATGGGGCTTATGCAACTGATGCCGCATACGTGGGCCTCGATCAGGCAGACCCTCAATCTTGGTCCAAACCCCTACGATCCCCACGATAACATCGTTGCTGGCGCCTATTACCTCAGGCGTATGTATGATCGCTTCGGTTATCCGGGGTTGTTCGGCGCCTACAACGCGGGGCCAGGGCGATACGCCGAACATCTTTCGGGCAGGCGCCTGCCGGAGGAAACCCAGGAATATCTGGCGATGGCTACCATGGGCGACCGGGGCGCACGGCTGAGCACGTTTCGTGCACCAGAGCCAAGCAATGCCATATTCTTTCTTAAATCGGGCCAGGCTGCGCAGATCGTCGCTGCATCTGTAGAGGCTACGGGAGGAATGTGA
- a CDS encoding S26 family signal peptidase: MVSRFLQVTSHWSHVAPPRRVAWLFVIGGIGLGALATSGFHPRPLVIWNASGSMPLGLYIISTPVAVRTGDVVVARLPAGWRKFASQRRYIPSTVPILKRVAAMTGDAVCAQGAIVTINGREVARRRLEDGQGRSLPWWRGCMVIPKGGLFLLAQNAGSFDGRYLGPSRQQDLIGKARPIWTF; encoded by the coding sequence ATGGTTAGTCGATTTCTGCAGGTAACGTCGCATTGGTCGCACGTAGCGCCGCCACGCCGGGTAGCTTGGCTGTTCGTTATTGGCGGCATTGGTCTCGGCGCCTTGGCAACCAGCGGATTTCATCCGCGCCCATTGGTTATATGGAACGCCTCGGGAAGCATGCCGTTGGGTCTGTACATCATCTCAACACCAGTTGCTGTCAGGACTGGGGACGTCGTTGTTGCACGGTTGCCAGCGGGCTGGCGCAAATTTGCCAGCCAACGGCGCTACATTCCATCAACCGTCCCGATCCTAAAGCGTGTGGCCGCAATGACCGGCGACGCGGTTTGTGCCCAAGGGGCAATAGTGACCATCAATGGCCGTGAGGTTGCCCGACGCAGGCTTGAAGACGGTCAGGGGCGGTCGCTCCCGTGGTGGAGAGGATGCATGGTCATCCCAAAAGGAGGCCTTTTCCTGCTCGCTCAAAACGCAGGATCTTTTGACGGCCGATATCTAGGTCCAAGCCGACAGCAGGACTTGATTGGGAAGGCGAGGCCGATATGGACATTTTGA
- a CDS encoding nucleotidyltransferase domain-containing protein, whose product MRTDLDHLPARQQDELAYVTDLLLTGFAKATTSKTQAWCRNGKVQKIVLFGSYARSDWVDEPQNGYQSDFDLLVIVSHPALTDPAGYWYDAEEEILRDPRVGRLVNIIVHTLAEVNQSIEKGEYFWTDIARDGILLHDRPGHPLAVPRPRTAKDAFSMASGYFTNWLGMVDNAMWLAKTSAARGDISARRDAAFLLHQATERAYSCYLLVTAFYVPRSHNIKFLRSLAEGREPRLIDVWPRVQRADRRLFELLKRAYVEARYSDEYQIDLSELAVLENWVRNLRDRVEALCLEQIDRLAINAGSADAGQ is encoded by the coding sequence ATGCGAACCGATCTTGATCATCTACCCGCCCGGCAGCAGGACGAACTGGCCTATGTTACGGATCTGCTCCTGACCGGCTTCGCCAAGGCAACAACATCAAAGACACAAGCATGGTGCCGCAATGGCAAAGTTCAGAAGATCGTCCTCTTTGGAAGCTACGCGCGAAGCGACTGGGTGGATGAACCTCAGAATGGCTATCAATCGGATTTCGACCTGCTGGTGATCGTTAGTCACCCGGCGCTCACAGATCCGGCGGGCTACTGGTATGATGCCGAGGAGGAGATCCTGCGCGACCCCCGTGTCGGCCGGCTGGTCAACATCATCGTCCACACGCTGGCCGAGGTGAACCAGAGCATCGAAAAGGGCGAGTATTTCTGGACGGACATCGCGCGCGACGGGATTCTGCTGCATGATCGGCCTGGCCATCCCTTGGCCGTGCCCAGACCGCGGACCGCCAAGGACGCATTCTCGATGGCGAGCGGCTATTTTACGAACTGGCTCGGCATGGTCGATAATGCGATGTGGTTAGCAAAAACCTCGGCCGCCCGAGGAGACATTTCGGCTCGCAGGGACGCAGCCTTTTTGCTCCATCAGGCGACTGAACGAGCCTATTCCTGCTATCTGCTGGTGACAGCTTTCTACGTGCCAAGATCGCACAACATCAAATTCCTCCGATCATTGGCAGAGGGGCGTGAGCCACGCTTGATCGATGTATGGCCGCGAGTTCAGCGGGCTGATCGTCGCCTCTTCGAACTGCTCAAGCGCGCATATGTCGAAGCGCGCTATTCCGATGAATATCAGATCGATCTCTCCGAGCTTGCGGTTCTGGAGAATTGGGTACGAAATTTGAGAGACCGGGTCGAAGCGCTGTGCCTCGAGCAGATCGATCGCCTTGCAATCAATGCCGGCAGTGCGGATGCTGGCCAATAA
- a CDS encoding helix-turn-helix transcriptional regulator, translating into MRLHRLVETFDESVRRCHTLGDIAHLLETAGCEMGFERFAMAHGLWFQRPEARLIRIDNYGDYGEQFISRKDYLHDPVMNAGQRASKPFGWSQLGGLTRLGRRQMSILIEAERHGIRSGLTLPVGVPGEPWGSCSFATSKQELPSRWHCRAAMAIAASAFHEARRLCGYPARAQELPVISRRKIEILQRAALGETDPEIAMILGLSRSTIETYMTQLRQAFNVGTRTQLCVYALRAGLIGFEDILSGF; encoded by the coding sequence ATGCGGTTGCACCGATTGGTCGAGACGTTCGATGAGAGTGTGCGCCGCTGCCATACGCTCGGCGACATTGCCCATCTGCTGGAGACGGCCGGTTGCGAGATGGGCTTTGAGCGATTTGCCATGGCGCATGGGCTCTGGTTTCAGCGTCCTGAGGCGCGGCTGATCCGGATCGATAATTATGGCGACTACGGCGAGCAGTTCATTTCGCGAAAAGATTACCTTCACGATCCTGTGATGAATGCAGGGCAGAGGGCAAGCAAGCCCTTCGGCTGGTCCCAGCTGGGAGGACTCACCCGACTTGGTCGGCGCCAGATGAGTATCTTGATAGAAGCGGAGCGGCACGGCATTCGTAGCGGACTAACCCTGCCTGTCGGCGTCCCTGGTGAGCCGTGGGGTAGTTGTTCCTTTGCGACCAGCAAACAAGAACTTCCCTCCCGTTGGCATTGCCGCGCAGCGATGGCTATTGCCGCCAGCGCCTTCCATGAGGCGAGGAGGCTCTGCGGCTATCCGGCAAGGGCGCAGGAACTGCCCGTGATTAGCCGACGCAAAATCGAGATATTGCAGCGGGCGGCGCTGGGGGAAACAGATCCGGAAATCGCGATGATCCTGGGGCTCAGCCGCAGCACGATCGAAACTTACATGACCCAACTCAGGCAGGCCTTCAACGTGGGGACGCGCACCCAACTGTGTGTCTATGCCCTGCGAGCGGGTTTGATCGGGTTCGAGGATATTTTATCAGGATTCTAG